In Corynebacterium frankenforstense DSM 45800, the DNA window CAGCGCCGGGGGCTGGCCAGGTAGGCGGTCGCCTGGATGCGGTAGCGGTACTCGGTGGTCACCACCATCACGGCCTGGACGATGAGCACGGGCAGTCCGATCGAGGGGATGCCGTAGACGACGGTGTAGGGCTGGATCTGGAAGACGAACAGTCCCAGCGGCTGCTGCGGGGTGACGGTCAGCAGCAGGGAGATGCCGAAGCTGAGCAGCACGAACAGCGCGCTGGTCCACCACACCGAGCGCGTGGTGAACAGCTTGACGGTCTCGGCCCGGACGGTGTTGAGCAGGTTCATCGGTCCGCCTTTCCGTTCTGTGCTGACTCGTTCTGTGCCGGCCCATTCTTTTCCGGCCCATTCTGTGCCGGCCCGTTCTGTGCCGGCCCGCTCTGTTCCGGCCCGTTGTGTTCCGGCCCGGTCTGCGCCGGCGGCCCCGGTGTCCCGGCGTGGTACTCCACGGCGTGTCCGGTGGTCTCCATGAAGGCGTCCTCCAGCGAGGCGCGCCGCTCGGCGAGCTCGGCGAGGGGCACGCCGGCCTCGAAGGCCAGTGCGCCGATCTCGTCGGGGGTGTGGTCGGCGACCTCGAGGCGCTCGCGCCCCTCGGGGTCCTCGCCGCGCGTGATCTCCACGCCGCGGGTCTCGAGCGCGGCGGCGAGTTCGGCCAGGCGCGGCGAGCGCACCAGGGTGGTCGTCGCCGAGTGGCCGGAGATGAACTCGTGGGTGGTGGTGTCCGCGATCAGGCGACCGCGGCCGATGACGATGAGCCGCTCGGCGGTCTGCGCCATCTCGGAGAGCAGGTGCGAGCTGACCAGCACGGTGCGCCCCTCGGCGGCCAGGGCCTGCATCAGCCCGCGCACCCAACGGATGCCCTCGGGGTCCAGGCCGTTGACCGGCTCGTCGAGGAGCAGCACCTCGGGGTCACCCAGGAGCGCCGCGGCCAGGCCGAGGCGCTGGTGCATGCCCAGCGAGAACCCGCCGGTGCGCCGCCCGGCGACGTCCGAGAGCCCGACGAGGCCCAGGACCTCGTCGACGCGGGAGCGCTGGATGCCGCCGGCGGCGGCGATCCAGCGCAGGTGGTTGGCGGCGGAGCGGTTCGGGTGGGTCGCACGCGCCTCGAGCAGGGCGCCGACGGTGTGCAGCGGGCGCGCGAGGCGGGCGTAGGGCACGCCGTTGATCGTGGCCGTGCCCGCGGTGGGGTGGTCCAGGCCGACGATCATGCGCATCGTCGTCGACTTGCCCGCCCCGTTCGGCCCGAGGAACCCGGTGACGGCGCCCGGCTCGACCTGGAAGGTCAAGTCGTCGACCGCGCAGGTGGACCCGAAGCGCTTGGTCAGGTTGGCTACTTCAATCACGGGGACAACACTGCCACACCTCGCTTACGGTTTCCCGTGCTCAAGCGCACCGTCCGGGTAAATACCCCGACACACTCCCCGCGAAGCCCCGCAAACCCCCGCGGTACTCCCCGCGAAGCCCGGGTCGCTCCTCCCGCGCCCCGCGTCACTCCCCCGCGAAGTAGGCGGGCAGCACCCCGGGCAGCGCCGCGCGGATGCCCGGCAGCGCGGCGGCGAAGGCGGGCATCAGGGGCAGCTCCTCCACCTCGTCGAGGCGCACCCAGCGCAGCTCGAGGGACTCGTTGTTGGCCTCGGTGGCCAGCGGCTCCCCGGAGGCGGTGGCGGCCACGACGGTGGTGTAGGTCCAGCCGCCGGCCAGCTCCGGGCGCCCCGGGTCCGCGGCGAAGGGCCCGGCGGTCACCCGCTCGCCGGCGACCTCGACGTCCGCCGGGGCGATGCCGGTCTCCTCGTGGGCCTCGCGCAGGGCGGCCTCGACGGCGGTCTCGTGCGAGTCGCGGGCGCCGCCGGGCAGCGCCCAGGTGCCGCCGATGTTGGTCCACAGGGCGCGGTGCTGCATCAGCAGCCGGGGCGCGTGCGGGTCCGCGAGCAGGAAGAGTCCGGCCGCCCCGAAGCGGCCCCACTGCCTGCCGCCCGCGGGTCCCGCGGCCCAGCCGTTGCCGTCGCCATCCATGGCCCCCAGGGTAGCCGCCTCCTTCCGGGGCAGAAAGGTGTGCCCGCCGGCGCGCAGACGATACAGTGAAGGAATGAGCCGCGAGACCAAGACCGGCCGGTCGGGCCGGCAGTCGCGCCGCTCCCGGGAGATCCGGGTCGACCGCTCCGAGCTGCCCGTGGGAA includes these proteins:
- a CDS encoding ABC transporter ATP-binding protein, yielding MIEVANLTKRFGSTCAVDDLTFQVEPGAVTGFLGPNGAGKSTTMRMIVGLDHPTAGTATINGVPYARLARPLHTVGALLEARATHPNRSAANHLRWIAAAGGIQRSRVDEVLGLVGLSDVAGRRTGGFSLGMHQRLGLAAALLGDPEVLLLDEPVNGLDPEGIRWVRGLMQALAAEGRTVLVSSHLLSEMAQTAERLIVIGRGRLIADTTTHEFISGHSATTTLVRSPRLAELAAALETRGVEITRGEDPEGRERLEVADHTPDEIGALAFEAGVPLAELAERRASLEDAFMETTGHAVEYHAGTPGPPAQTGPEHNGPEQSGPAQNGPAQNGPEKNGPAQNESAQNGKADR
- a CDS encoding NUDIX domain-containing protein yields the protein MDGDGNGWAAGPAGGRQWGRFGAAGLFLLADPHAPRLLMQHRALWTNIGGTWALPGGARDSHETAVEAALREAHEETGIAPADVEVAGERVTAGPFAADPGRPELAGGWTYTTVVAATASGEPLATEANNESLELRWVRLDEVEELPLMPAFAAALPGIRAALPGVLPAYFAGE